The Priestia megaterium DNA segment GGCGGATATGGTTACGGCGGAGGCGGCTGTGGTTTTGGCAGTGGTTTTGCTTTAATTATTGTCCTCTTTATTCTATTAATTATTATCGGAGCTTCTTGTTTTGGCGGCTTTGGTGGAGGATGCTAATCATTAAATCTAATTTGTTTAAAAAAGAGTTGGCTAGATGCTAGCTTTTTTTATTTACCTTTTCTGTATACACTTAGCAAGTGCTGATAATACGTTTTATGTTAACTATGAAGCGAAAAAGCTATCTTTGGGGAAGATAGCTTTTTCTACTGATAAATAAAATTAGGTTGTAAGTAAAGTCCTACAATACTTCTTCCGTAGTTTGCTCAAAGATTAAAATAACTATGCAGGCTTAAAAAATTATAACAGGAAATATCATCTTGCATTTGAATACTAGTACTATACTTTTAAAGTAGAAGTGGAGGCTAGTATA contains these protein-coding regions:
- a CDS encoding YjcZ family sporulation protein, which codes for MGFGGCGYGGYGYGGGGCGFGSGFALIIVLFILLIIIGASCFGGFGGGC